A single window of Candidatus Binatia bacterium DNA harbors:
- a CDS encoding methyltransferase domain-containing protein, which translates to MKPRSDTLLVWTGAPCGYGCRACPITPTSGPAGASIADLQSELAALPDESGPLVVLVGGEPFLRPDLLRLMAVVRTSGRAPGVITTGRPLVYPRVRERLRRVGLAYLRVQLFGVGDAHDAAVGVPGAFAQAIEGLCAWVREASEACDVDAVLHVGRREMAVVVRELEALARELPAPDVQLVVALDPAGCSDGQYTESVAAAAAALGEWNADTARPLLAWEGLPEATSPFSWLGVAPPRPAFLPPAPPACCLGPVAELVRARAARHRQTVANSFNFVRTDRSVPWTADSAACTAHAVADGIDPHRQLWLVDADRLSLHVTDTGDFTAAEVARIKDALGHVFVDRAAPGVLDDFTEGMRRVRPDPVCAGCEQRGRCGRRFVVVDGPPYAREEEWIAAYVAALRGRVLDVGCGEQLYRNELAPAVAGGVVDYTGLDPDALSLSRARAALPRGRFFRSTIEEFHDAPGGYGTILCLRSLNHVTDVDDALARMAALLAPGGELLIVECTPFALLRETAQVEAADRAPRGGQQHLRNLASEEVVPFARRHSLQVLFHHAATEENTNEWILLLSHAPRSALGAG; encoded by the coding sequence GTGAAACCACGCTCCGATACGCTCCTGGTGTGGACCGGAGCCCCGTGCGGCTATGGCTGCCGCGCCTGTCCCATCACTCCCACCAGCGGGCCGGCGGGAGCGAGTATCGCCGATCTCCAGTCGGAACTCGCGGCTCTGCCCGACGAGAGCGGACCGTTGGTCGTCCTGGTCGGGGGTGAACCCTTCCTCAGGCCGGACCTCCTGCGCCTGATGGCGGTGGTGCGCACCTCCGGACGGGCCCCGGGGGTGATCACCACGGGACGGCCGCTGGTGTATCCGCGGGTCCGCGAAAGACTGCGGCGCGTGGGTCTGGCGTATTTGCGGGTCCAGCTCTTCGGCGTGGGCGACGCTCACGACGCGGCGGTCGGGGTACCCGGCGCCTTCGCGCAGGCGATCGAAGGACTCTGCGCCTGGGTACGCGAGGCGTCGGAAGCCTGCGACGTGGACGCGGTTCTTCACGTGGGCCGCCGCGAGATGGCCGTCGTGGTTCGAGAGCTGGAGGCGTTGGCGAGAGAGCTGCCAGCGCCCGACGTGCAGCTCGTCGTTGCGCTCGATCCGGCCGGTTGCAGCGACGGGCAATACACGGAGTCGGTCGCCGCCGCGGCGGCAGCGCTCGGAGAGTGGAATGCCGACACCGCCCGTCCCCTGCTGGCGTGGGAGGGTCTGCCGGAAGCGACGTCCCCCTTTTCATGGCTGGGCGTGGCGCCGCCGCGGCCGGCATTCCTGCCTCCCGCGCCACCGGCCTGCTGCCTCGGGCCGGTGGCAGAGTTGGTGCGCGCGCGTGCCGCCAGGCACCGGCAGACCGTCGCCAACTCGTTCAACTTCGTCCGCACGGACCGGTCCGTACCGTGGACCGCCGATTCCGCCGCGTGTACCGCGCATGCCGTAGCCGACGGCATCGATCCGCACCGGCAGTTGTGGCTCGTCGACGCCGATCGCCTGAGCCTGCACGTTACCGACACCGGCGACTTCACCGCGGCGGAAGTCGCTCGCATCAAGGATGCGCTCGGCCACGTGTTCGTCGATCGGGCGGCTCCCGGCGTGCTCGACGACTTCACGGAGGGAATGCGTCGCGTGCGGCCCGACCCGGTCTGCGCGGGCTGCGAACAGCGCGGGCGCTGCGGCCGTCGCTTCGTCGTCGTCGACGGCCCGCCGTACGCCCGGGAAGAGGAGTGGATTGCGGCTTACGTCGCGGCGCTCCGCGGGCGCGTGCTCGACGTCGGCTGTGGCGAACAGTTGTATCGCAACGAACTCGCCCCCGCGGTCGCCGGCGGGGTCGTTGATTATACCGGTCTCGACCCCGATGCTTTGAGCCTGTCACGAGCGCGCGCGGCCCTGCCACGCGGGCGCTTCTTCCGGTCGACCATCGAGGAGTTCCACGACGCTCCGGGCGGCTACGGCACCATCCTCTGTCTGCGCTCGCTGAACCATGTTACCGACGTGGACGACGCGCTGGCGCGCATGGCTGCGCTGCTGGCGCCCGGCGGCGAGTTGCTGATCGTCGAGTGCACGCCGTTTGCGCTCCTGCGCGAGACGGCGCAGGTCGAGGCGGCCGACCGCGCCCCGCGCGGCGGACAGCAACATCTGCGCAACCTCGCCTCCGAGGAAGTCGTGCCGTTCGCGCGGCGACATTCGCTGCAGGTGCTGTTCCACCACGCCGCAACCGAGGAGAACACCAACGAATGGATCCTCCTCCTATCGCACGCTCCGCGCTCGGCGCTCGGCGCGGGCTGA
- a CDS encoding glycosyltransferase, translating to MNGGGLEMTSHPWLPASAATAARVRRARASCVLRQLPTVTVKWLGRYAAAWPPLVAVLPALLRSDSGRVLDAVGRVDVLPALLALADGPVDAGRLERALVTLWLALAGHPGLTAPLALPGPFRECVVDPTVPRLLDLGDARGLAATAAGPVVIARAGRAPIDRFVSAVLPAANDAVIVDERFRVPDPQVVARVRAALGAVVSVLPGGRLERVTIGGGEAVDGEARVGSDADPAALLASVQAAFVRAAATVDPVATDGGCMVEHGRRFSPADVVARASGNALALPWRPNRDTAMAGVIDDLEDFAVIAAATATGADLIAAIRALAEGGSTAPRRALLVNIDADDFVYSYQFGRSVERRCVERGLRLDRVAVNPGWRRDLGGELGGQVPAPFADGTETLMEAEDDPSLAAALRRLSVRGYEVVVVNVRPRLFFDLAAAGLLAGRTLVWDRHLHDGFREENARRGPVRRTPETSMQVWSTFGESGDEFKQMFVDAGAERVWDHVWPMDLEFFRSSATPQPGRVFAGGDSGRDWPLFIAAIRDLPFDVQLVTGRALADLPPQVRVDPRLPLWRFRDAMAEASITAIPLLPDGHAAGITVLAMAMAVGSAVVVTDTWWIAQYVTDGEQALLVPPGDVAGFRAALVRVHEDAALRARLIANARRRVAGLCDLEAFTRRMFAGVP from the coding sequence ATGAACGGTGGCGGCTTGGAAATGACCTCGCACCCGTGGCTGCCGGCGTCGGCTGCGACCGCGGCAAGAGTGAGGCGGGCCCGCGCCAGTTGCGTGCTGCGCCAGCTTCCCACCGTCACCGTGAAATGGCTCGGCCGCTACGCCGCCGCATGGCCCCCGCTCGTGGCGGTGCTGCCGGCGCTGCTGCGCTCAGACAGCGGGCGCGTGCTCGACGCAGTCGGCCGGGTCGACGTGCTGCCGGCCCTGCTCGCGCTCGCCGACGGTCCGGTCGACGCCGGGCGACTCGAACGCGCGCTCGTAACGTTGTGGCTCGCGCTCGCCGGACATCCCGGCCTGACCGCACCGCTGGCGCTCCCGGGTCCGTTCCGCGAGTGCGTCGTCGATCCGACCGTACCTCGTCTGCTCGATCTCGGTGACGCGCGCGGGCTGGCGGCAACCGCCGCGGGCCCGGTCGTGATTGCGCGGGCCGGCCGCGCGCCGATCGATAGGTTCGTGAGCGCGGTCCTGCCGGCGGCGAACGATGCCGTCATCGTCGACGAGCGGTTCCGCGTCCCCGACCCGCAAGTTGTCGCCCGTGTGCGGGCCGCCCTCGGCGCGGTTGTCTCCGTTCTTCCCGGCGGACGACTCGAGCGGGTGACGATCGGCGGGGGCGAGGCGGTCGACGGTGAAGCCCGCGTTGGTTCGGACGCCGACCCTGCCGCGTTGCTCGCCTCGGTGCAGGCCGCCTTCGTGAGAGCGGCGGCCACGGTCGACCCGGTCGCCACCGACGGCGGGTGTATGGTCGAACACGGCAGGCGTTTTTCACCCGCGGACGTCGTCGCGCGCGCCAGCGGTAACGCCCTGGCTCTGCCGTGGCGCCCGAACCGCGACACTGCCATGGCTGGCGTTATCGACGACCTCGAGGATTTCGCCGTCATTGCGGCGGCGACCGCGACAGGTGCCGATCTGATCGCCGCGATTCGTGCATTAGCGGAAGGCGGTTCGACGGCGCCGCGCCGCGCCCTGCTGGTCAACATCGACGCCGACGACTTCGTGTATAGCTACCAGTTTGGCCGCTCGGTCGAGCGGCGCTGCGTCGAGCGGGGTCTGCGCCTGGATCGGGTGGCGGTAAATCCCGGCTGGCGCCGCGACCTCGGGGGCGAACTCGGCGGGCAGGTGCCGGCGCCTTTTGCGGATGGGACCGAAACCCTGATGGAGGCCGAAGACGATCCGTCGCTGGCGGCCGCCCTGCGACGGCTGTCGGTGCGCGGTTACGAGGTGGTGGTGGTAAACGTGCGCCCGCGGTTGTTCTTCGACCTTGCCGCTGCCGGATTGCTTGCCGGGCGCACGCTGGTCTGGGACCGCCACCTGCACGACGGCTTTCGCGAGGAGAACGCGCGCCGCGGTCCCGTGCGGCGCACACCCGAGACGTCGATGCAGGTCTGGAGCACGTTCGGCGAATCGGGGGACGAGTTCAAGCAGATGTTCGTCGACGCGGGCGCAGAGCGCGTCTGGGACCATGTCTGGCCGATGGACCTGGAGTTCTTCCGGTCCTCCGCGACGCCGCAGCCGGGGCGGGTGTTCGCCGGCGGCGACAGCGGCCGCGACTGGCCGCTGTTTATCGCGGCGATCCGTGACCTGCCGTTCGACGTGCAACTGGTTACGGGGCGGGCGCTGGCGGACCTGCCGCCGCAGGTCCGGGTCGATCCGCGGCTGCCGCTGTGGCGCTTCCGCGACGCCATGGCCGAAGCTTCGATCACGGCGATTCCCTTGCTGCCGGACGGGCACGCGGCCGGGATTACGGTGCTGGCAATGGCGATGGCGGTGGGCAGCGCTGTCGTTGTGACCGACACCTGGTGGATTGCGCAGTACGTGACCGACGGCGAGCAGGCGCTGCTCGTGCCTCCGGGCGACGTCGCGGGGTTCCGCGCCGCGCTCGTCCGTGTGCACGAGGATGCGGCTCTGCGCGCCCGTCTGATCGCAAACGCCCGCCGGCGTGTGGCCGGCCTGTGCGACCTCGAAGCGTTCACGCGACGTATGTTCGCTGGCGTGCCCTGA
- a CDS encoding glycosyltransferase family 39 protein, whose protein sequence is MRISDCGRRIREFRNPHSAIRNGLRPKPALRSGLSSRHATVTEVSPRDHLHYLLSIPEVRATLEALRALDRSPSLREFMLIAFAALVLLTVWVMIARLRATPAPRWPTVAFAFATAALTGSALVVRLAVSPRAFLHEGYWATWSYDYALRGNGGLYGSAGPAIYQAVEAVFGGMEQTIFLTNVVLAALTIPAVVALAWQLFRSVPSALLAGFVAALLPIHLRYSASEELWIPGTLFSLWSLAAFADWLSSQRDSSLAIASLALMLAIHSRPELLVLPAAVGLLLLLLAHPREWWRRIAGGAFAAWALLVGVVFVQRAAGALGSSYQFRGWLPLGSFWRSWIGSDPAITPVVLLFMLAAGMLYGAWHARRQYLWLLAVAFAFVELPLSVFCNEGTMLRTALLAMMLVAIAAAGAPLLLSVGAGWRFVPFAAAILAVAFAAGAWRNLLFVTTPTDEQLEHAFIGETLPLLPANARLIALHAPGFSTPPDWFDPFPRFLLERSPARIEFHQIPDVGVTEPWPEPAPNLFFYQGMTCHFSNDRSIQPAAPLRDRCLDIRRHYEMRPLRVIDIPGQPRTNGVYFPGPAGPFELGFFQIVGVRAPE, encoded by the coding sequence ATGCGGATTTCGGATTGCGGACGACGGATTCGCGAGTTCCGCAATCCGCATTCCGCAATCCGCAATGGGTTGCGGCCGAAGCCCGCGCTGAGGAGCGGCCTGTCATCGCGACACGCCACCGTGACCGAAGTGTCCCCTCGAGACCACCTCCATTACCTCCTGTCGATCCCGGAGGTGCGCGCCACGCTGGAAGCTCTCCGCGCGCTGGATAGGAGCCCGTCGCTGCGGGAGTTCATGCTCATCGCGTTCGCGGCGCTCGTTCTGCTGACGGTCTGGGTCATGATCGCAAGGCTTCGGGCCACGCCCGCGCCGCGGTGGCCGACCGTCGCGTTTGCGTTCGCCACGGCCGCCCTGACCGGCTCTGCCCTGGTGGTACGCCTCGCGGTGTCCCCGCGAGCGTTCTTGCACGAAGGGTATTGGGCGACGTGGTCGTACGACTACGCACTACGCGGTAACGGCGGCCTCTACGGTTCGGCGGGACCGGCGATCTATCAGGCGGTCGAGGCCGTGTTCGGCGGGATGGAGCAGACGATCTTCCTTACCAATGTCGTCCTCGCCGCGCTGACGATTCCCGCGGTGGTCGCACTTGCCTGGCAGCTATTTCGCAGTGTGCCCTCGGCCCTCCTCGCCGGGTTCGTGGCCGCGCTATTGCCGATTCACCTGCGCTACTCGGCATCGGAGGAGTTGTGGATTCCGGGGACGCTCTTCTCGCTCTGGAGTCTCGCGGCATTCGCCGACTGGCTGTCGTCGCAACGCGATAGTTCCCTGGCAATCGCGAGTCTCGCGCTCATGCTGGCCATCCACAGCCGGCCGGAACTCCTCGTCCTCCCGGCGGCGGTCGGCCTGCTTCTGCTGTTGTTGGCGCACCCTCGCGAGTGGTGGCGGCGGATCGCCGGCGGCGCATTCGCTGCGTGGGCGCTGCTTGTCGGCGTCGTTTTTGTGCAGCGCGCGGCCGGCGCCCTCGGATCGTCCTACCAGTTCCGCGGCTGGCTCCCTCTCGGCTCGTTCTGGCGCTCGTGGATCGGCAGCGATCCCGCGATCACCCCGGTCGTCCTTCTCTTCATGCTCGCGGCCGGAATGCTTTACGGGGCGTGGCACGCGCGCCGGCAGTATCTCTGGCTGCTTGCCGTCGCCTTTGCGTTCGTCGAACTGCCGCTGTCGGTGTTCTGCAACGAAGGCACCATGCTGCGCACAGCCTTGCTGGCGATGATGCTGGTGGCGATCGCGGCCGCCGGAGCGCCGTTGCTCTTGTCCGTCGGCGCGGGCTGGCGCTTCGTTCCCTTCGCTGCCGCCATCCTCGCGGTGGCGTTCGCGGCCGGCGCCTGGCGTAATCTGCTGTTCGTCACCACGCCCACGGACGAGCAACTGGAACACGCGTTCATCGGGGAAACCCTGCCGCTGCTCCCGGCCAACGCGCGTCTGATCGCGCTCCACGCACCGGGCTTCTCCACGCCGCCGGATTGGTTCGATCCGTTCCCGCGCTTCCTGCTCGAACGCAGCCCGGCGCGGATCGAGTTCCACCAGATCCCCGACGTCGGCGTGACCGAGCCCTGGCCCGAGCCGGCCCCAAACCTGTTTTTCTATCAGGGTATGACTTGCCACTTCTCGAACGACAGGAGCATTCAACCGGCGGCGCCGTTGCGGGACCGCTGTCTCGATATTCGCCGTCACTACGAAATGCGCCCGCTACGGGTAATCGACATACCCGGGCAGCCCCGGACCAACGGCGTGTACTTCCCCGGCCCGGCCGGCCCGTTCGAGCTCGGATTCTTCCAGATCGTGGGTGTGCGCGCGCCCGAGTGA